A genomic segment from Candidatus Paceibacterota bacterium encodes:
- a CDS encoding HD domain-containing protein yields MDVDEILDFVSLLNKFRAVTRIVTVAGENRDENDAEHSFQLAMLAWYILSSGKYDLDKDLVIKYALIHDFVEVHAGDTSFYRSESESNEKKRRENESAKRLQGDFGRFEDLHELIERYEERNDQESRFVYALDKVVPILNIYLDGGSDWRKHQVTLDMLIEAKESKVALSPEVETFYRELLKILKENRHLFHEKQE; encoded by the coding sequence ATGGATGTAGATGAAATCCTTGATTTCGTGAGTCTGTTAAACAAGTTCCGCGCAGTCACTCGGATAGTCACCGTGGCCGGGGAGAACAGGGACGAAAATGACGCCGAACACAGTTTTCAACTCGCTATGCTTGCCTGGTACATTCTTTCATCCGGCAAATACGACCTTGATAAGGATCTGGTGATCAAGTACGCACTTATTCACGATTTTGTTGAAGTGCATGCGGGAGACACCTCATTTTACCGCTCAGAAAGCGAATCTAATGAAAAGAAACGGCGCGAGAACGAGTCTGCGAAACGTTTACAGGGCGATTTTGGAAGGTTTGAGGATCTTCATGAGCTCATTGAGCGCTATGAAGAACGAAACGACCAAGAAAGCCGGTTTGTATACGCGCTCGATAAGGTGGTGCCAATACTTAATATCTATCTCGATGGGGGAAGTGATTGGAGGAAACACCAAGTTACACTGGATATGCTTATCGAAGCCAAAGAGAGTAAGGTTGCACTATCGCCTGAGGTAGAGACGTTCTACCGCGAATTACTTAAAATCCTCAAGGAGAACCGTCATCTGTTTCACGAGAAACAGGAGTAG